From the Theobroma cacao cultivar B97-61/B2 chromosome 2, Criollo_cocoa_genome_V2, whole genome shotgun sequence genome, one window contains:
- the LOC18608680 gene encoding uncharacterized protein LOC18608680 isoform X1, producing the protein MFDIFFGWRKASKCKKLIKRVQCRLKLLKNKRYTIVKQLREDLAQLIKLGYEESAFNRAEQLFKDESIMAVYDMLDNFCEFVNIQLSYIRRNKDCPNDINEAVSSLIFASARCADLPELPAIRKLFGERYGQRFATTAVELLPGNLVNREIKEKLSIKSVSDDVKYRLIDEIARDYGQQPEILALEFIPEMQQQLKEISRHQELDTNNSNCEGSQMQTSDATEIEGKFIQVDPLAMSDGRLIRQSQSYSYPNSDAICTSLNSSKQPSPDKMESPVQIKAEKVENFPQTDSPFELTVDTTGVGKSQRMSWICTTTLKHRDERKAPSSSESLPQLPEEAVVYLDDIEELQSSTKKGDCQDQRLFKFKSPLLPKRGPVTDGYDVCDESYVDNDGPQDEKSSSRTFSKRRNSYEKRSRRRSLSLERSSMKDNDHETYYEKPCKTSPSHKHKSNHYRKLQKKTTIAECEQSAYVLKRLKQPCCKYNTMTSCCNCRFNSEVNICGQEYPFYFCTGDDREEQFPPRNQKRGLRNSGQFPICDTEENLDNQFCHCQCSCIGGCKNETGCTKMEEMTLKQNLRRRSYDNSASVYEVFTLPKMEKEKTLGKTKGCASPGSHVSSNSSLPSVVSSQTRKETVPPYLRAMTMPQERPRDGRRYSILRSNSLSFQNPNHVHPKLPDYDDLAAKFMALKKERLL; encoded by the exons ATGTTTGACATCTTTTTTGGTTGGCGAAAAGCTTCAAAATG TAAAAAGCTGATCAAGCGTGTTCAGTGCCGTCTGAAACTGCTAAAGAACAAAAGATATACAATTGTGAAACAGCTACGGGAGGACCTGGCTCAGCTCATCAAACTTGGCTATGAAGAAAGTGCCTTTAACAGG GCGGAGCAGCTGTTTAAGGATGAGAGCATAATGGCAGTGTATGATATGCTGGATAATTTTTGTGAATTTGTCAACATTCAACTATCGTATATCCGCAGGAACAA GGACTGCCCTAATGATATCAACGAAGCAGTTTCAAGTCTGATATTTGCCTCTGCAAGATGTGCGGATCTTCCTGAGCTTCCTGCAATTCGAAAGCTCTTTGGGGAGCGTTATGGTCAGAGGTTCGCAACAACTGCTGTTGAATTACTTCCTGGGAATCTTGTCAACCGTGAG ATAAAAGAAAAGCTCTCCATAAAATCAGTTTCAGATGATGTGAAGTACAGATTAATTGATGAAATTGCTCGAGATTACGGCCAGCAGCCAGAAATTTTGGCACTTGAATTCATTCCCGAAATGCAACAGCAG CTAAAAGAAATTAGTCGACATCAAGAACTGGACACAAATAATAGCAATTGCGAAGGATCCCAAATGCAGACTTCAGATGCTACTGAGATAGAAGGAAAATTTATACAAGTTGATCCATTGGCAATGAGTGACGGTCGCTTGATCAGGCAAAGTCAGTCTTACTCCTATCCAAATTCTGATGCAATTTGTACTTCCCTTAATTCCTCCAAACAACCTTCACCAGATAAGATGGAGTCACCAGTTCAGATAAAAGCAGAGAAAGTAGAGAATTTTCCCCAAACGGATTCTCCCTTTGAATTGACAGTTGATACTACAGGTGTTGGGAAAAGCCAGAGAATGAGCTGGATTTGTACAACCACTTTGAAACATAGGGATGAAAGAAAAGCACCATCTTCCTCAGAAAGTTTGCCTCAGCTTCCTGAAGAAGCGGTTGTTTATCTTGATGACATAGAGGAGTTACAATCTTCAACGAAAAAAGGAGACTGCCAGGATCAGAGACTATTCAAGTTCAAGTCCCCCCTCCTGCCTAAGCGAGGACCTGTCACGGATGGTTATGACGTTTGTGATGAAAGTTATGTGGATAATGATGGACCACAGGATGAAAAGTCAAGCTCAAGGACCTTCAGTAAGAGAAGAAATTCATATGAAAAAAGATCCAGGCGGAGGTCATTGTCTCTTGAACGTTCAAGCATGAAGGATAATGACCATGAGACTTATTATGAGAAGCCGTGCAAGACGTCTCCAAGTCACAAGCATAAATCTAACCACTACAGAAAGCTTCAGAAGAAGACAACAATTGCAGAATGTGAACAATCAGCTTATGTGCTGAAGAGACTGAAGCAACCTTGCTGCAAATATAATACTATGACATCATGCTGCAATTGCCGCTTCAACAGTGAAGTAAATATCTGCGGCCAGGAATatcctttttacttttgtacTGGTGATGACAGGGAAGAACAGTTTCCTCCGAGGAATCAAAAGAGAGGGCTCAGAAATTCAGGGCAGTTTCCAATTTGTGATACGGAAGAAAACTTGGATAACCAGTTTTGCCATTGCCAATGTTCTTGTATTGGAGGATGCAAGAACGAAACTGGATGTACCaaaatggaagagatgacTCTTAAACAGAATCTCAGGAGAAGGAGCTACGACAACAGTGCAAGTGTATATGAAGTTTTCACCTTGCCCAAAATGGAAAAGGAGAAAACCTTAGGGAAAACGAAGGGCTGTGCCTCCCCCGGCAGCCATGTTTCTTCTAACAGTTCCTTGCCTAGTGTGGTCAGTTCCCagacaagaaaagaaacagtTCCTCCCTATCTGAGGGCCATGACAATGCCCCAAGAAAGGCCTAGAGATGGTCGCAGGTACAGCATTCTGCGTTCCAATTCATTGTCCTTTCAAAACCCTAATCACGTCCATCCTAAGCTACCAGATTATGATGACTTAGCTGCTAAATTTATGGCTCTCAAGAAGGAGCGTCTGCTGTAG
- the LOC18608680 gene encoding uncharacterized protein LOC18608680 isoform X3 yields the protein MVRGSQQLLLNYFLGILSTVRFAIIIKEKLSIKSVSDDVKYRLIDEIARDYGQQPEILALEFIPEMQQQLKEISRHQELDTNNSNCEGSQMQTSDATEIEGKFIQVDPLAMSDGRLIRQSQSYSYPNSDAICTSLNSSKQPSPDKMESPVQIKAEKVENFPQTDSPFELTVDTTGVGKSQRMSWICTTTLKHRDERKAPSSSESLPQLPEEAVVYLDDIEELQSSTKKGDCQDQRLFKFKSPLLPKRGPVTDGYDVCDESYVDNDGPQDEKSSSRTFSKRRNSYEKRSRRRSLSLERSSMKDNDHETYYEKPCKTSPSHKHKSNHYRKLQKKTTIAECEQSAYVLKRLKQPCCKYNTMTSCCNCRFNSEVNICGQEYPFYFCTGDDREEQFPPRNQKRGLRNSGQFPICDTEENLDNQFCHCQCSCIGGCKNETGCTKMEEMTLKQNLRRRSYDNSASVYEVFTLPKMEKEKTLGKTKGCASPGSHVSSNSSLPSVVSSQTRKETVPPYLRAMTMPQERPRDGRRYSILRSNSLSFQNPNHVHPKLPDYDDLAAKFMALKKERLL from the exons ATGGTCAGAGGTTCGCAACAACTGCTGTTGAATTACTTCCTGGGAATCTTGTCAACCGTGAGGTTCGCCATTATA ATAAAAGAAAAGCTCTCCATAAAATCAGTTTCAGATGATGTGAAGTACAGATTAATTGATGAAATTGCTCGAGATTACGGCCAGCAGCCAGAAATTTTGGCACTTGAATTCATTCCCGAAATGCAACAGCAG CTAAAAGAAATTAGTCGACATCAAGAACTGGACACAAATAATAGCAATTGCGAAGGATCCCAAATGCAGACTTCAGATGCTACTGAGATAGAAGGAAAATTTATACAAGTTGATCCATTGGCAATGAGTGACGGTCGCTTGATCAGGCAAAGTCAGTCTTACTCCTATCCAAATTCTGATGCAATTTGTACTTCCCTTAATTCCTCCAAACAACCTTCACCAGATAAGATGGAGTCACCAGTTCAGATAAAAGCAGAGAAAGTAGAGAATTTTCCCCAAACGGATTCTCCCTTTGAATTGACAGTTGATACTACAGGTGTTGGGAAAAGCCAGAGAATGAGCTGGATTTGTACAACCACTTTGAAACATAGGGATGAAAGAAAAGCACCATCTTCCTCAGAAAGTTTGCCTCAGCTTCCTGAAGAAGCGGTTGTTTATCTTGATGACATAGAGGAGTTACAATCTTCAACGAAAAAAGGAGACTGCCAGGATCAGAGACTATTCAAGTTCAAGTCCCCCCTCCTGCCTAAGCGAGGACCTGTCACGGATGGTTATGACGTTTGTGATGAAAGTTATGTGGATAATGATGGACCACAGGATGAAAAGTCAAGCTCAAGGACCTTCAGTAAGAGAAGAAATTCATATGAAAAAAGATCCAGGCGGAGGTCATTGTCTCTTGAACGTTCAAGCATGAAGGATAATGACCATGAGACTTATTATGAGAAGCCGTGCAAGACGTCTCCAAGTCACAAGCATAAATCTAACCACTACAGAAAGCTTCAGAAGAAGACAACAATTGCAGAATGTGAACAATCAGCTTATGTGCTGAAGAGACTGAAGCAACCTTGCTGCAAATATAATACTATGACATCATGCTGCAATTGCCGCTTCAACAGTGAAGTAAATATCTGCGGCCAGGAATatcctttttacttttgtacTGGTGATGACAGGGAAGAACAGTTTCCTCCGAGGAATCAAAAGAGAGGGCTCAGAAATTCAGGGCAGTTTCCAATTTGTGATACGGAAGAAAACTTGGATAACCAGTTTTGCCATTGCCAATGTTCTTGTATTGGAGGATGCAAGAACGAAACTGGATGTACCaaaatggaagagatgacTCTTAAACAGAATCTCAGGAGAAGGAGCTACGACAACAGTGCAAGTGTATATGAAGTTTTCACCTTGCCCAAAATGGAAAAGGAGAAAACCTTAGGGAAAACGAAGGGCTGTGCCTCCCCCGGCAGCCATGTTTCTTCTAACAGTTCCTTGCCTAGTGTGGTCAGTTCCCagacaagaaaagaaacagtTCCTCCCTATCTGAGGGCCATGACAATGCCCCAAGAAAGGCCTAGAGATGGTCGCAGGTACAGCATTCTGCGTTCCAATTCATTGTCCTTTCAAAACCCTAATCACGTCCATCCTAAGCTACCAGATTATGATGACTTAGCTGCTAAATTTATGGCTCTCAAGAAGGAGCGTCTGCTGTAG
- the LOC18608680 gene encoding uncharacterized protein LOC18608680 isoform X2, whose protein sequence is MFDIFFGWRKASKCKKLIKRVQCRLKLLKNKRYTIVKQLREDLAQLIKLGYEESAFNRAEQLFKDESIMAVYDMLDNFCEFVNIQLSYIRRNKDCPNDINEAVSSLIFASARCADLPELPAIRKLFGERYGQRFATTAVELLPGNLVNREIKEKLSIKSVSDDVKYRLIDEIARDYGQQPEILALEFIPEMQQQLKEISRHQELDTNNSNCEGSQMQTSDATEIEGKFIQVDPLAMSDGRLIRQNKMESPVQIKAEKVENFPQTDSPFELTVDTTGVGKSQRMSWICTTTLKHRDERKAPSSSESLPQLPEEAVVYLDDIEELQSSTKKGDCQDQRLFKFKSPLLPKRGPVTDGYDVCDESYVDNDGPQDEKSSSRTFSKRRNSYEKRSRRRSLSLERSSMKDNDHETYYEKPCKTSPSHKHKSNHYRKLQKKTTIAECEQSAYVLKRLKQPCCKYNTMTSCCNCRFNSEVNICGQEYPFYFCTGDDREEQFPPRNQKRGLRNSGQFPICDTEENLDNQFCHCQCSCIGGCKNETGCTKMEEMTLKQNLRRRSYDNSASVYEVFTLPKMEKEKTLGKTKGCASPGSHVSSNSSLPSVVSSQTRKETVPPYLRAMTMPQERPRDGRRYSILRSNSLSFQNPNHVHPKLPDYDDLAAKFMALKKERLL, encoded by the exons ATGTTTGACATCTTTTTTGGTTGGCGAAAAGCTTCAAAATG TAAAAAGCTGATCAAGCGTGTTCAGTGCCGTCTGAAACTGCTAAAGAACAAAAGATATACAATTGTGAAACAGCTACGGGAGGACCTGGCTCAGCTCATCAAACTTGGCTATGAAGAAAGTGCCTTTAACAGG GCGGAGCAGCTGTTTAAGGATGAGAGCATAATGGCAGTGTATGATATGCTGGATAATTTTTGTGAATTTGTCAACATTCAACTATCGTATATCCGCAGGAACAA GGACTGCCCTAATGATATCAACGAAGCAGTTTCAAGTCTGATATTTGCCTCTGCAAGATGTGCGGATCTTCCTGAGCTTCCTGCAATTCGAAAGCTCTTTGGGGAGCGTTATGGTCAGAGGTTCGCAACAACTGCTGTTGAATTACTTCCTGGGAATCTTGTCAACCGTGAG ATAAAAGAAAAGCTCTCCATAAAATCAGTTTCAGATGATGTGAAGTACAGATTAATTGATGAAATTGCTCGAGATTACGGCCAGCAGCCAGAAATTTTGGCACTTGAATTCATTCCCGAAATGCAACAGCAG CTAAAAGAAATTAGTCGACATCAAGAACTGGACACAAATAATAGCAATTGCGAAGGATCCCAAATGCAGACTTCAGATGCTACTGAGATAGAAGGAAAATTTATACAAGTTGATCCATTGGCAATGAGTGACGGTCGCTTGATCAGGCAAA ATAAGATGGAGTCACCAGTTCAGATAAAAGCAGAGAAAGTAGAGAATTTTCCCCAAACGGATTCTCCCTTTGAATTGACAGTTGATACTACAGGTGTTGGGAAAAGCCAGAGAATGAGCTGGATTTGTACAACCACTTTGAAACATAGGGATGAAAGAAAAGCACCATCTTCCTCAGAAAGTTTGCCTCAGCTTCCTGAAGAAGCGGTTGTTTATCTTGATGACATAGAGGAGTTACAATCTTCAACGAAAAAAGGAGACTGCCAGGATCAGAGACTATTCAAGTTCAAGTCCCCCCTCCTGCCTAAGCGAGGACCTGTCACGGATGGTTATGACGTTTGTGATGAAAGTTATGTGGATAATGATGGACCACAGGATGAAAAGTCAAGCTCAAGGACCTTCAGTAAGAGAAGAAATTCATATGAAAAAAGATCCAGGCGGAGGTCATTGTCTCTTGAACGTTCAAGCATGAAGGATAATGACCATGAGACTTATTATGAGAAGCCGTGCAAGACGTCTCCAAGTCACAAGCATAAATCTAACCACTACAGAAAGCTTCAGAAGAAGACAACAATTGCAGAATGTGAACAATCAGCTTATGTGCTGAAGAGACTGAAGCAACCTTGCTGCAAATATAATACTATGACATCATGCTGCAATTGCCGCTTCAACAGTGAAGTAAATATCTGCGGCCAGGAATatcctttttacttttgtacTGGTGATGACAGGGAAGAACAGTTTCCTCCGAGGAATCAAAAGAGAGGGCTCAGAAATTCAGGGCAGTTTCCAATTTGTGATACGGAAGAAAACTTGGATAACCAGTTTTGCCATTGCCAATGTTCTTGTATTGGAGGATGCAAGAACGAAACTGGATGTACCaaaatggaagagatgacTCTTAAACAGAATCTCAGGAGAAGGAGCTACGACAACAGTGCAAGTGTATATGAAGTTTTCACCTTGCCCAAAATGGAAAAGGAGAAAACCTTAGGGAAAACGAAGGGCTGTGCCTCCCCCGGCAGCCATGTTTCTTCTAACAGTTCCTTGCCTAGTGTGGTCAGTTCCCagacaagaaaagaaacagtTCCTCCCTATCTGAGGGCCATGACAATGCCCCAAGAAAGGCCTAGAGATGGTCGCAGGTACAGCATTCTGCGTTCCAATTCATTGTCCTTTCAAAACCCTAATCACGTCCATCCTAAGCTACCAGATTATGATGACTTAGCTGCTAAATTTATGGCTCTCAAGAAGGAGCGTCTGCTGTAG
- the LOC18608681 gene encoding ethylene-responsive transcription factor ERF053: MAAAKNSGKSKKGVVDETEKMTTSQDWEIDKGKDLDFGFERRQWKPVFDEAFMSQRPLKKIRSPERQDPVQSSVSLAHQSSSFSAPSSVSTSSPSSLTLFPPSSSSSSNATLPSSRLVFPFAFDASQQPMHFPQQYGNTPTLMPIFRPPQNQQHMISFSPQQQQHGFVYPPFFAGESTLPPQQQQQQQQQQQLLQYWSDALNLSPRGRMMMMSRLGQDGRQLFRPPVQPINTTKLYRGVRQRHWGKWVAEIRLPRNRTRLWLGTFDTAEDAALAYDREAFKLRGENARLNFPELFLNKDKDTSTAPSSTVSSPQTPRESSKPNQNQNLPQQEQEGLNLQSAKIEMMPPPAQPQGDNPDSDSGLGSSEATASDEVQMTAEGSGAGEGVSGSQELVWGDMAEAWFNAIPAGWGPGSPVWDDLDTTNNLLIPSNLPFANQNQQDLSDSDIQKQQDSCASSSSTSCPMKPFFWKDQD, encoded by the coding sequence ATGGCTGCAGCAAAAAATAGTGGCAAATCCAAGAAGGGTGTTGTTGATGAGACAGAAAAGATGACAACAAGCCAAGATTGGGAGATTGACAAAGGCAAAGATCTTGATTTTGGGTTCGAGAGGCGGCAATGGAAGCCAGTTTTTGATGAAGCTTTCATGTCACAAAGACCTCTCAAGAAGATCCGTAGCCCTGAACGTCAAGACCCTGTTCAATCCTCTGTTTCTTTGGCTCATCAGTCGTCTTCGTTCTCTGCTCCCTCCTCTGTTTCTACTAGTTCGCCTTCTTCTCTCACTCTTTTCCcaccttcttcttcttcttcttctaatgCCACTTTGCCATCTTCCAgacttgtttttccttttgcttttGATGCATCTCAGCAGCCAATGCACTTTCCTCAGCAATATGGAAATACTCCAACTCTCATGCCAATTTTCCGCCCACCACAGAATCAGCAACACATGATTTCCTTTAGTCCTCAGCAGCAGCAACATGGCTTTGTTTATCCGCCATTTTTCGCTGGAGAATCAACCTTACCACCTCAgcaacagcagcagcagcagcagcagcagcaactTCTTCAATACTGGAGTGATGCATTGAATTTGAGTCCGAGGGggaggatgatgatgatgagcaGATTGGGGCAGGATGGTAGACAATTGTTTAGGCCGCCAGTGCAGCCTATAAATACTACCAAGCTTTATCGTGGTGTGAGGCAGAGGCATTGGGGCAAATGGGTAGCTGAAATTCGTCTTCCTCGAAACAGGACTCGCCTTTGGCTTGGCACATTTGACACAGCTGAAGACGCTGCCTTAGCCTATGATCGCGAGGCATTCAAGTTGAGAGGAGAGAATGCAAGGCTCAATTTCCCTGAGCTTTTCCTCAATAAGGATAAAGATACGTCCACAGCACCAAGTTCAACAGTTTCCTCTCCACAAACTCCCCGTGAAAGTTCAAAGCCAAACCAGAATCAGAATCTACCACAACAAGAACAGGAAGGCCTGAACTTGCAGTCTGCGAAAATAGAAATGATGCCACCACCAGCACAGCCTCAAGGAGATAATCCTGACAGTGATTCAGGGTTGGGATCCAGTGAGGCTACTGCCAGTGATGAGGTGCAGATGACAGCAGAGGGTTCTGGAGCAGGGGAAGGCGTTTCGGGGTCTCAGGAATTGGTTTGGGGAGATATGGCAGAGGCTTGGTTCAATGCAATTCCAGCAGGTTGGGGTCCTGGTAGTCCTGTGTGGGATGATTTAGACACCACAAACAATCTTCTTATCCCCTCAAATCTTCCTTTCGCCAATCAAAACCAGCAGGACTTGAGTGATTCTGATATCCAGAAACAGCAAGATAGTtgtgcttcttcttcttccacttCTTGTCCAATGAAACCCTTCTTTTGGAAAGATCAAGATTGA